The Micromonospora sp. WMMD961 genome has a segment encoding these proteins:
- a CDS encoding DUF4244 domain-containing protein — protein MRKLLARLRGDAGMNTAEYAVGTLAAVAFAGILLKVLTSGNVQSALTAVIDRALK, from the coding sequence ATGCGCAAACTGCTCGCCCGCCTGCGCGGGGACGCCGGGATGAACACGGCCGAATACGCTGTCGGCACGCTCGCGGCGGTCGCCTTCGCCGGCATCCTGCTCAAGGTGCTGACCTCCGGCAACGTCCAGTCGGCGTTGACCGCAGTCATCGACCGGGCGCTGAAGTGA